The following proteins come from a genomic window of Alosa sapidissima isolate fAloSap1 chromosome 20, fAloSap1.pri, whole genome shotgun sequence:
- the sh2d1ab gene encoding SH2 domain-containing protein 1A, which produces MDFVPVYHGPIGKALCERRLCDAGRDGSYLIRDSESVPGMYCLCVLCKGYVYTYRLHQDAEGSWAADTAPDQQKRLFRKVKNLISAFEKPDQGIAIPLLYPVPRPLVPTTPPYMSTTEQPTPPPRPAGQNHNQNHNQNLPQGQHQHKSTPRVKAKKRPSV; this is translated from the exons ATGGACTTTGTACCTGTGTACCACGGCCCCATTGGCAAAGCCCTGTGTGAGCGGAGACTATGCGATGCGGGCAGGGATGGCAGCTACCTCATCCGAGACAGCGAGTCGGTGCCCGGAATgtactgcctgtgtgtgct GTGTAAAGGCTACGTCTACACGTATAGGCTACATCAGGATGCAGAGGGATCTTGGGCGGCTGAT ACTGCACCAGACCAACAGAAGCGCTTGTTTCGAAAAGTCAAGAACTTGATAAGTGCCTTCGAGAAGCCCGACCAAGGGATCGCCATTCCGCTCCTCTACCCGGTACCTCGGCCCCTCGTACCGACGACGCCCCCGTACATGTCAACCACAGAGCAGCCGACTCCTCCTCCTCGGCCTGCGGGCCAGAATCACAATCAGAACCACAACCAGAACCTGCCCCAGGGACAGCACCAGCACAAGTCCACGCCCCGCGTCAAAGCGAAAAAACGGCCTTCTGTCTGA
- the LOC121694767 gene encoding type-2 angiotensin II receptor-like produces the protein MATLVIVNDSFGNISIYNEVTYEDDDAASCHHVVPPEHQKQLIPAVYALIFLFGTVGNSLVLLVLCRRGPGRRTVANTYMVNLALSDLLFLLSLPFWAVQYALDYHWPFGAFMCKACSATLTLNLYASIFFITCMSADRYLAIVRPLRSQSCRRLCRARLVSGAVWLLAGCATVPVLVLRNTAQLGQEVTACVLHYPSDGWVTGLALTKTIVGFLLPLVVIVTCYCEIGRHLLAATTTGGTGTGAGADSRGGGPDKAAGGGHSSGTNNVDHVLRMVVAVVLAFFLCWFPFHTVTLLDVLHHQGAMRGCWVRRAVETLLPFTSCLGFSNSAVNPFLYCFVGNHFREQLSGRWGNRRLGGGGGGGGGVSLGGGGGPGGSSQHIRGSFSTRLSSLSRKLSDLKDLGAPESPAPV, from the coding sequence ATGGCCACCCTGGTCATCGTCAACGACTCCTTCGGGAACATCTCGATCTACAACGAGGTGACCTACGAGGACGACGACGCGGCCTCGTGCCACCACGTGGTGCCGCCGGAACACCAGAAGCAGCTCATCCCGGCCGTCTACgccctcatcttcctcttcggCACCGTCGGCAACAGCCTGGTGCTGCTGGTCCTCTGCCGGCGTGGCCCTGGTCGCCGGACGGTGGCCAACACCTACATGGTCAACTTGGCGCTGTCCGACCTGCTCTTTCTTCTCAGCCTGCCCTTCTGGGCCGTCCAGTACGCGCTGGACTATCACTGGCCGTTCGGCGCGTTCATGTGCAAGGCGTGCAGCGCCACGCTGACGCTCAACCTCTACGCCAGCATCTTCTTCATCACCTGCATGAGCGCCGACCGCTACCTGGCCATCGTGCGGCCGCTGCGCTCGCAGAGCTGTCGCCGCCTGTGCCGGGCGCGGTTGGTCAGCGGCGCGGTGTGGCTGCTGGCCGGCTGCGCCACCGTGCCCGTGCTGGTGTTGCGCAACACCGCGCAACTCGGGCAGGAAGTGACCGCCTGCGTTCTGCACTACCCGAGCGACGGCTGGGTGACCGGGCTGGCGCTCACCAAGACCATCGTGGGCTTCCTGCTCCCGCTGGTAGTCATCGTCACCTGCTACTGCGAAATAGGGCGCCACCTGCTGGCCGCGACAACGACAGGTGGGACGGGGACGGGCGCCGGCGCCGACAGCCGCGGCGGCGGCCCAGACAAGGCGGCCGGCGGCGGTCACTCGTCGGGCACCAACAACGTGGACCACGTGCTGAGGatggtggtggcagtggtgcTCGCCTTCTTCCTCTGCTGGTTCCCCTTCCACACTGTGACGCTGCTGGACGTCCTCCACCACCAGGGGGCGATGCGGGGCTGCTGGGTGCGTCGCGCCGTCGAGACGCTGCTGCCCTTCACCAGCTGCCTGGGCTTCTCCAACAGCGCCGTCAATCCCTTCCTCTACTGCTTCGTGGGGAACCACTTCCGCGAGCAGCTCAGCGGACGCTGGGGGAACCGGAGgctcggaggaggaggaggcggaggaggaggggtcAGTTTGGGGGGAGGAGGTGGGCCTGGGGGGTCCTCGCAGCATATAAGGGGGTCCTTcagcacgcgcctcagctcgcTCTCGCGCAAACTCAGCGACCTCAAGGACCTGGGGGCTCCCGAGAGCCCCGCACCTGTCTGA
- the LOC121694768 gene encoding MICOS complex subunit MIC27-like, protein MSPKLVKFVAVPATAILGIASFRVHYVTREPNVEGLLTPHQLSIYTPLPQKFQYVAEQQGALQSHLGIAREWLQSYVRAVKGSLLSAKVRTVNLYHAGEDVYHYLKDPPPGFLPRVGVISGAGLTGLILARRGSRLRRLLLPLGLASLGAGICYPAPTLALLKVTGRQAWAASQWSMSSVSSLWRSEPSEHHPAPPPPSSSPPPPAPAPAAPTTHSKPSQSRVPKPSVPRESPPPDLAAEDTTLPSSPAAPQDSGKGPAVPTSRPEQPLPLPLLLPLVPPPPLTAPAESTRPAGKPGFTADPQLMDFGQSNPEDADLYSTRG, encoded by the exons ATGTCACCTAAG CTGGTGAAATTTGTGGCAGTCCCTGCGACAGCTATCTTGGGCATTGCATCTTTCCGGGTGCATTATGTCACGAGAGAACCAAATGTTGAAGGACTACTGACACCACACCAG CTGTCCATCTATACACCACTGCCACAGAAGTTTCAGTATGTGGCGGAACAACAGGGTGCTCTCCAGAGTCACCTTGGCATAGCCAGGGAATGGCTGCAGTCGTATGTGCGAGCTGTCAAG gGTTCTTTACTGTCAGCAAAAGTTAGAACCGTGAATCTGTACCATGCCGGAGAAG atgtCTACCACTACCTTAAGGATCCTCCTCCAGGGTTCCTGCCCAGAGTGGGGGTCATCTCAGGGGCAGGTTTGACTGGCCTGATCCTGGCCAGGAGAG GCTCTCGCCTCAGGAGGCTGCTGCTACCACTGGGCTTGGCATCTCTCGGCGCTGGCATCTGCTACCCGGCCCCGACGCTGGCACTCCTCAAG GTGACCGGACGGCAGGCCTGGGCAGCGTCGCAGTGGAGCATGTCGTCCGTGAGCTCGCTGTGGAGAAGTGAGCCGTCAGAGCACCACCCtgcacctccacccccctcctcatcacctcctcctccagcacctgCACCAGCAGCCCCCACTACCCACTCGAAGCCCTCGCAG TCCCGCGTCCCGAAGCCCTCTGTGCCCCGCGAGAGCCCTCCGCCTGACCTCGCCGCAGAGGACACCACCCTCCCATCCTCCCCCGCCGCCCCGCAGGACTCTGGGAAGGGACCCGCCGTACCCACGTCCAGGCCTGAGCaacccctgcccctgcccctgctcctgCCCCTGGTACCACCTCCCCCGCTCACTGCCCCGGCCGAGAGCACTAGGCCTGCTG GGAAGCCAGGCTTCACCGCCGATCCCCAGCTCATGGACTTCGGCCAGTCAAACCCAGAGGATGCTGACCTCTACAGTACACGCGGCTGA